A single genomic interval of Bacillus sp. es.036 harbors:
- a CDS encoding YigZ family protein: MLNSYYTVKVEGENEIVIQKSRFIAHVKRTPTEEEAQAFIQSIKKRHASATHNCSAYLIGEQDLIQKANDDGEPSGTAGVPMLEVLKKRKLKDTTVVVTRYFGGIKLGAGGLIRAYGQSVSEGLNATGIVERKLMTKITTQIDYTLLGKVENEIRSSNYLLDEIAYLENVQVRTLVESGMEESFTEWMTDISNGQATITTGEQLYKEYDV; the protein is encoded by the coding sequence ATGCTTAATTCATATTATACCGTTAAAGTTGAGGGAGAAAACGAAATTGTGATACAAAAATCACGATTTATCGCTCACGTCAAACGAACACCAACAGAAGAAGAAGCTCAAGCATTTATTCAATCCATCAAAAAAAGACACGCTAGTGCCACACACAATTGCTCTGCCTACTTAATTGGTGAGCAGGATTTGATTCAGAAAGCGAACGACGATGGTGAACCATCCGGCACGGCTGGTGTGCCAATGCTTGAAGTGCTAAAAAAACGCAAACTAAAAGACACGACTGTAGTCGTTACCCGTTACTTTGGTGGCATTAAACTTGGTGCAGGCGGTTTAATTCGTGCGTATGGCCAATCCGTCTCAGAAGGGCTAAACGCAACGGGAATCGTCGAGCGAAAGTTGATGACGAAAATAACGACTCAAATTGATTATACTTTATTAGGTAAAGTCGAAAACGAAATCCGTTCATCGAATTATTTATTAGATGAGATTGCGTATTTGGAGAATGTGCAAGTTCGAACCCTTGTTGAAAGTGGAATGGAAGAAAGCTTTACTGAATGGATGACCGATATTTCAAATGGACAAGCAACGATAACAACGGGGGAACAGTTATATAAAGAGTATGATGTATAA
- a CDS encoding MraY family glycosyltransferase, producing MIAFLISISVAIIATPIVKFLSLKFKIADKPNQRKVHKGLMPSAGGLAIFAGTVAGFLYLSPYSPYMTEIIVAGTLIIVLGVFDDRFAVSPKVKLIGQIIAAIIVASSGLQVEFISLPFVGRIEFGFLSFYITVLWIVGVTNSINLIDGLDGLAAGVSTIALGSILTMAILDQQLVVIALAVILIGSTLGFLFFNFHPASIFMGDTGALFLGFAISVMSMLGLFKSVTVFSLIIPVIILAVPIFDTFFAIVRRVLRKQKISTPDKFHIHHCLLAIGFSHQSTVIIIYLLSFFFGITAILFSASTLWGSLFLLILVLLVIQFTAELIGLIGNQRKPLINTLKKLLVFTSTMKR from the coding sequence ATGATCGCGTTTTTAATCTCTATAAGTGTCGCTATCATTGCCACACCGATCGTTAAATTCTTATCACTTAAATTTAAAATAGCTGATAAACCAAATCAACGCAAAGTGCACAAAGGACTTATGCCATCTGCCGGTGGACTTGCTATCTTTGCTGGAACAGTTGCAGGTTTTTTATATCTTAGTCCCTACTCCCCTTATATGACCGAAATTATCGTTGCTGGAACACTCATTATTGTTTTAGGCGTCTTCGATGATCGGTTTGCAGTCTCGCCTAAAGTGAAGTTAATTGGTCAAATTATTGCTGCAATAATCGTTGCGTCATCCGGACTACAAGTAGAGTTCATTTCACTACCATTTGTTGGTCGAATTGAATTTGGATTTCTTAGCTTCTATATCACAGTTTTGTGGATCGTGGGCGTTACCAATTCAATTAACTTAATTGATGGGCTTGATGGCCTTGCTGCAGGTGTTTCTACAATTGCCTTAGGTTCAATCTTAACAATGGCAATTCTAGACCAACAACTTGTTGTCATAGCTTTGGCAGTGATTTTAATCGGTAGTACACTAGGTTTTCTTTTCTTCAATTTTCATCCAGCGAGCATTTTTATGGGAGATACAGGTGCTCTCTTTCTTGGATTCGCTATTTCAGTAATGTCAATGCTAGGGCTGTTTAAAAGTGTGACAGTGTTTAGTTTGATTATTCCCGTTATTATTCTAGCAGTCCCCATTTTTGATACATTCTTTGCAATTGTTAGGCGCGTCTTAAGAAAACAAAAAATATCAACACCTGACAAGTTTCATATCCACCACTGCTTACTAGCCATTGGATTTTCACATCAATCAACCGTTATCATTATTTACCTTCTCAGCTTTTTCTTCGGTATTACGGCTATATTATTCTCAGCATCTACTTTGTGGGGTTCCCTTTTCTTACTAATTTTAGTCTTACTTGTCATTCAGTTCACAGCAGAACTTATTGGACTAATCGGAAATCAACGAAAACCCCTTATTAATACGTTAAAGAAATTATTAGTTTTTACTAGTACCATGAAACGTTAA
- a CDS encoding LCP family glycopolymer transferase — MKKQSRIRRRRKKSIFRRLLTFVLLIVLILIGYGAYLAYNAYDAASGSYQGLSRGEKSELRDAEVAVTKDPISILIMGIEDYSTGGENGRTDTLMIATVDPDTKKVNLLSIPRDSRVEIVGKGIEDKITHAHAYGGTEMTINTVENFLNIPIDYYVKVNFEGFKDVINEIGGITVDVPFDFVAHTDVSGGRATFTEGPMNLDGTEALAYARMRKDDPRGDFGRSERQKQVIKAAMNEVSTASGLMKLDDIAQHVGNNIETNLKPTELFALQKAYSDVSSSDIESLSIDGTDERINDVYYFKPDEESVATLSQKLNAILNTTK, encoded by the coding sequence ATGAAAAAACAATCAAGAATTAGAAGACGGCGAAAGAAAAGTATATTTCGCAGACTTTTAACTTTTGTCCTGTTAATTGTCCTTATCCTGATCGGGTATGGTGCTTACCTTGCGTACAATGCTTATGATGCAGCCTCGGGGTCTTATCAAGGACTTTCCAGAGGAGAAAAATCTGAGCTTCGTGACGCTGAAGTAGCTGTTACAAAAGACCCTATCTCCATTTTAATAATGGGAATAGAAGATTACTCAACTGGTGGAGAAAATGGTCGAACAGATACGCTAATGATAGCGACAGTTGATCCAGATACGAAGAAAGTTAATTTACTTAGCATTCCAAGAGACTCACGTGTTGAAATTGTCGGAAAAGGCATTGAGGATAAAATTACTCATGCGCATGCTTATGGTGGTACAGAAATGACGATTAATACAGTTGAGAACTTTTTAAACATACCAATTGACTATTATGTAAAAGTAAACTTTGAAGGATTTAAAGATGTCATCAATGAAATTGGTGGAATTACGGTGGATGTTCCATTCGATTTTGTTGCCCATACAGACGTATCGGGGGGAAGAGCAACTTTCACAGAAGGTCCAATGAACCTAGATGGAACAGAAGCCCTAGCTTATGCACGAATGCGTAAGGATGATCCTCGTGGTGATTTTGGTCGAAGTGAACGACAAAAGCAAGTTATTAAAGCAGCCATGAATGAAGTTTCGACTGCATCAGGACTGATGAAGTTAGATGATATTGCGCAACACGTTGGCAATAACATTGAGACTAACCTAAAGCCAACTGAGTTATTTGCTCTTCAAAAAGCATACTCCGATGTAAGTTCTTCTGATATAGAAAGTCTATCAATTGATGGAACGGATGAACGGATTAATGATGTGTATTACTTTAAGCCTGATGAAGAAAGCGTAGCTACGCTAAGCCAGAAATTAAATGCCATATTAAATACGACGAAATAA
- a CDS encoding glycosyltransferase family 4 protein: MTKVCVITSIHSPYDGRIYHKQCKSLKKAGYDVVLIAPKPDVVESNEIPLITFNRPNGIKKRLQSIFHLYKLAKKENADLYHFHDPELMIVGVMIELLLKKPVIYDVHEHYPNTIMGRDYIPSVVKFPMKLAYIAIEKLALIKISGVIYTTEEIGRRYRNYNGCKIENYPLKEMFPEPSNEKDENQIIYLGGITKIRGVLQLIKGFGLAVKSAPQAKLLFLGSFESDQFREEVYQLIDQLKLKENVTFISRVPYEQISAYVERSSVGILPYLPYPNHLVALPNKLFEYMAANNAIISSNFPHYANVIEDSQGGLVVNPEDPEDIRTKMSQLLCNPIQTKELGRNARKAFETKYNWTCEEKKLLEFYRNVLK, encoded by the coding sequence ATGACAAAAGTGTGTGTTATCACGTCCATTCATTCACCCTACGACGGGCGTATTTACCATAAGCAATGTAAAAGTTTAAAAAAAGCGGGATATGATGTTGTGCTAATTGCACCTAAGCCCGATGTGGTTGAGTCAAATGAAATCCCGCTCATTACATTTAACCGGCCAAACGGAATAAAGAAGCGTCTTCAATCGATTTTCCATTTATATAAGCTTGCTAAAAAAGAAAATGCTGATCTTTATCACTTTCATGATCCAGAACTGATGATAGTAGGGGTTATGATTGAGTTGTTGCTTAAAAAGCCCGTTATCTATGATGTGCATGAACATTATCCAAATACAATAATGGGAAGAGATTATATTCCTTCTGTAGTCAAATTTCCTATGAAGCTTGCTTATATAGCTATTGAAAAACTAGCCCTTATCAAAATTAGTGGCGTCATTTATACAACCGAGGAAATTGGGCGACGCTATCGTAACTATAATGGTTGCAAAATTGAAAATTATCCTTTAAAGGAAATGTTCCCAGAACCATCGAATGAAAAAGATGAGAATCAAATTATTTATTTAGGCGGTATAACAAAGATAAGAGGTGTTTTACAGCTTATTAAAGGATTTGGTTTGGCAGTAAAAAGTGCACCTCAAGCAAAGTTGCTCTTCCTTGGTAGTTTTGAATCTGATCAATTTAGAGAAGAAGTCTACCAGCTTATTGACCAGCTTAAACTAAAAGAGAATGTAACTTTTATCAGTAGGGTACCCTACGAACAAATATCAGCATATGTGGAGCGGTCATCTGTTGGCATTCTTCCCTATTTACCATATCCAAACCATCTAGTTGCACTTCCTAACAAATTATTTGAGTATATGGCTGCTAACAATGCCATTATCTCTTCAAATTTTCCGCACTACGCTAACGTGATTGAGGATAGTCAAGGAGGTCTTGTTGTTAATCCAGAAGATCCTGAGGATATACGAACGAAGATGAGCCAACTCTTATGCAATCCGATTCAAACAAAAGAACTTGGTCGTAATGCAAGAAAAGCATTTGAAACGAAATACAACTGGACTTGTGAAGAAAAAAAACTGCTCGAATTTTACCGCAACGTACTAAAATAA
- a CDS encoding glycosyltransferase family 4 protein, with protein MKILYLSQHFPPEIGAAQARAYDMSMNLVEEGCEVTVVTAFPNHVSSKKLFHSSAHLGLNVIRSFVVQDTKKSTVRRMLNYFSFMTTSIIAGIFAKKPDVVFATTPQLFVGLSGYVLSKLKRAKFVIEVRDLWVDFAEVLNQINNKKLLTMARKLEWFLYKKADHIIVVTHGYKDYLIEKGIPENKIDVITNGVNPTEMGMLVPEEGVRVRKEHYLEDQFLILYAGNMGIAQGLQTVLEAAYRLKDVPTITFVLIGEGAEKERLLRYQKEKDLHNVLILDSRAKQELNGFYAAADLCLVILKNHPLFDITIPSKLFDCLAMNKPILLGIGGESKEIVKSLNAGLFFEPENAESLANVVLEAASTPEIMEHLEKDVRSKMLLKYNRQELSKNLARLLESTQDNVKGWSQ; from the coding sequence ATGAAGATTTTATATCTATCTCAACATTTCCCGCCCGAGATAGGTGCTGCGCAGGCACGTGCCTATGATATGTCAATGAATTTGGTAGAAGAAGGCTGTGAAGTTACGGTTGTTACGGCTTTTCCTAATCATGTTTCTTCCAAAAAGTTATTTCATTCCAGTGCGCACCTTGGTTTGAATGTGATACGTTCTTTTGTTGTACAGGACACAAAAAAGAGTACGGTAAGAAGAATGTTAAATTATTTCTCGTTTATGACAACTTCTATTATTGCGGGAATATTTGCGAAAAAACCTGACGTAGTTTTTGCAACAACACCACAGCTTTTCGTAGGCTTATCAGGTTACGTATTGAGTAAACTGAAACGTGCCAAGTTTGTTATTGAAGTGCGAGATTTATGGGTGGATTTTGCTGAAGTTTTAAATCAAATTAATAATAAAAAGCTATTAACGATGGCTCGGAAATTAGAGTGGTTCCTTTATAAAAAGGCGGACCATATCATTGTGGTGACACATGGATATAAAGACTATCTCATAGAAAAAGGGATACCTGAAAATAAAATTGATGTTATCACAAATGGTGTTAATCCAACTGAAATGGGAATGCTTGTCCCTGAAGAAGGTGTGAGGGTCCGTAAAGAACATTATCTAGAAGATCAATTTCTAATTCTGTATGCTGGTAATATGGGGATAGCTCAGGGACTTCAAACGGTGTTAGAAGCAGCTTATCGTTTAAAAGATGTTCCTACGATTACTTTTGTGCTTATAGGTGAAGGTGCTGAAAAAGAAAGGCTTCTAAGGTATCAAAAAGAGAAGGATTTACACAATGTTTTAATTCTGGATAGTCGAGCGAAGCAGGAGTTGAATGGCTTCTATGCTGCCGCTGACCTTTGTCTTGTTATTTTGAAAAATCATCCTCTTTTTGATATTACAATTCCATCAAAATTATTTGATTGCCTTGCAATGAACAAACCGATACTTCTCGGAATCGGGGGAGAATCAAAAGAAATTGTTAAAAGCTTAAATGCAGGTCTCTTTTTTGAACCAGAGAATGCGGAATCTTTAGCGAACGTTGTATTAGAGGCTGCTTCTACTCCTGAAATTATGGAGCATTTAGAAAAAGATGTTCGAAGCAAAATGTTATTAAAATATAATCGACAGGAATTATCGAAGAATTTAGCGCGTTTACTGGAATCTACTCAGGATAATGTAAAAGGTTGGTCCCAATGA
- a CDS encoding glycosyltransferase family 4 protein: MKILYIYRYLLLGGVTTQLANRLEFLRSVSDPHFIFLSDHGGRTAFGDFDQIKVTDDPASVHDYVKKHQFDLIIAIDTKEMTDYLIDVHCEVPIIQEVHGISYKLNYLVEDEQRHFRGYIVPSNYSKERIVADYSAPEEQTYVIPNCLDTSLFSPKQVEPLTNKKIICWVGKLNDHKNWQGFLTLAEKISTQRDDCVFWIIGGETASIKATRHLFEEINKRNLHIQWIDRMEYNEMPDLYSLVADSGGCTVSTSKGESFGMSLIEAMACGCPAVAPTVGAIPEIYEGTLQRLTYKLHDLDSCESIVHRLLDNKEERKIQINSGIKKVKRDYSIQHVVKQYFELLQNLSKFQKVW, from the coding sequence ATGAAAATCCTATATATTTATCGCTACTTGTTATTAGGTGGCGTAACCACTCAGTTGGCAAATAGACTCGAATTTCTCAGATCTGTCAGTGATCCTCACTTTATCTTTCTTTCTGATCATGGAGGTAGGACCGCCTTTGGAGACTTCGATCAAATCAAAGTGACAGATGACCCTGCTAGTGTTCATGATTATGTGAAAAAGCATCAGTTTGATTTAATTATTGCTATTGATACAAAGGAAATGACAGATTACCTAATAGACGTACACTGTGAGGTTCCTATCATTCAAGAGGTTCATGGCATTTCCTATAAGCTGAACTATTTGGTAGAAGATGAGCAGCGTCATTTTCGTGGATATATTGTTCCTTCGAATTATAGTAAGGAACGAATCGTTGCAGACTATTCGGCTCCTGAAGAACAAACGTATGTTATTCCTAATTGCCTGGATACATCATTATTCTCACCTAAACAAGTTGAGCCTCTTACAAATAAAAAAATTATTTGTTGGGTTGGGAAATTAAACGATCATAAAAATTGGCAAGGTTTTTTAACCCTTGCTGAAAAAATCTCTACACAACGTGATGACTGTGTGTTTTGGATTATCGGCGGAGAAACCGCTTCAATTAAAGCAACAAGGCATCTTTTTGAAGAGATAAATAAGCGGAATCTTCATATCCAATGGATTGATCGCATGGAATATAACGAAATGCCAGATCTTTATTCATTGGTGGCCGATAGCGGCGGTTGTACCGTAAGTACATCAAAAGGTGAATCCTTTGGAATGAGCCTCATTGAAGCCATGGCCTGCGGATGTCCAGCGGTTGCCCCAACAGTTGGAGCGATCCCTGAAATTTATGAAGGAACTCTTCAAAGGCTAACGTACAAGTTACATGATTTAGACTCATGTGAATCGATTGTTCATCGTCTTCTTGATAATAAAGAGGAGAGAAAAATACAAATCAACAGCGGTATTAAAAAAGTAAAAAGAGACTATTCCATTCAACATGTAGTTAAACAATATTTTGAACTACTACAAAATTTATCCAAGTTTCAGAAAGTCTGGTGA
- a CDS encoding glycosyltransferase, translating to MKRKILVPIAFNNWALTDVNDNRLTKEWIDHRMGIFMKYTCRSLKAQTNQDFTTILQYDQRSEEHVMNALNQHDPLSENIKFVPKNAYNKTLEREIQDYDEVYFARIDSDDMYHKGYFEFLKNHQPAEGTEALINQYGYFYDEYSDKVATAKIKSPPFYTLIYNVAEYLDGKRHPVKGHLSVHSLNHELLEPRNYVQVIHSNNMSTSFENRYIDGLIEDENEKNQILSNFWG from the coding sequence ATGAAACGAAAAATCTTGGTACCAATCGCATTTAATAATTGGGCGTTAACTGATGTGAATGATAATCGTTTAACGAAGGAATGGATCGATCATCGTATGGGGATTTTCATGAAATACACATGTAGAAGCCTTAAAGCACAAACAAATCAAGATTTCACAACGATTCTTCAATATGATCAGCGTTCTGAAGAGCACGTAATGAATGCGCTGAACCAGCACGATCCACTTTCGGAAAACATTAAATTTGTGCCTAAGAATGCTTATAATAAAACGTTAGAGCGTGAAATTCAGGATTACGATGAAGTATACTTTGCACGAATTGATTCTGACGATATGTACCATAAAGGCTACTTTGAATTTCTAAAAAACCATCAACCTGCAGAAGGTACTGAAGCGCTTATTAATCAGTACGGCTACTTTTATGATGAGTATTCAGATAAGGTGGCAACAGCTAAAATCAAATCACCACCTTTTTATACGCTCATTTATAATGTGGCAGAGTATCTTGATGGTAAGCGTCACCCGGTTAAAGGTCATCTATCCGTCCACAGCCTTAACCATGAATTATTAGAGCCAAGAAACTACGTTCAAGTCATTCACTCGAATAACATGTCTACATCTTTTGAAAACCGTTATATCGATGGATTAATTGAAGATGAAAACGAAAAGAACCAAATTCTTAGTAATTTTTGGGGTTAA
- a CDS encoding glycosyltransferase, producing MKFDVSPFYTENIEVLINEGCLNNRLIANGRKANSLLILSGDGETQASLELARVDQRVTELVRFDEDLQKKRKMVSSLPQELQENINLQKVNYYRAAELEAYHSEMVLLEGNFTRRFYEEGFLLALHRILSEELNGSLAVKFPINEEITEDISEVVLSLNQFFIATSMGFEDGYLFFIGEPRTALPEDRIKQEVTSGLLAAILKLEKAHQKLTAVLVESKPSSEDTDDAIATAVANQNMEQMIQQQFQIRDLNEQLKNLKRDSNKKEKQLSQVTRKYNRAQHIVNHMDSNASTRYLIGDAVMGSTKSFGRAIRLPKRLLRIYRDAKSGKIGRIKNGSGSFEIEPINDGNAILFVPTNGAGLGHLTRLLAIARRVKRIDPSKKIIFHTTSSAMHLILQEGFLGYHLPSKMLFPKEMSAKQWNAMLRDHLETVIGIHQPETIVFDGAFPYAGLVASMRKKDGLRKIWVKRGQHKEGKAELVETKEAEFDEVYVPGEAGGENSMRKEGIKTFCEPVLYLDRQELKDRESVRRQWNIPEGMKMVYVQLGAGKINDIHSTISILLNELLKRDDVFVVIGESIIGNRMDLKMDRVLTLRDYPNSIYFNAFDLIVTATGYNTFHEVMYFGVPSILIPNENTKTDDQVARAMIAGNAGAAIVLRDPGAADFEKAIKEALDEENNQNMRRSALSLMKENGAQQMAEMIVQNATVNQ from the coding sequence ATGAAATTTGATGTTAGCCCATTTTATACAGAAAATATTGAGGTACTGATCAATGAGGGTTGCTTAAATAACAGACTGATTGCAAACGGAAGAAAAGCAAATTCCCTTCTTATTCTTTCTGGTGATGGGGAAACACAAGCTTCATTAGAACTAGCAAGAGTAGATCAACGTGTGACAGAACTTGTTCGTTTTGATGAGGATTTACAAAAGAAAAGAAAAATGGTTAGCTCCTTACCTCAGGAGCTTCAAGAGAATATAAACCTTCAAAAAGTGAATTACTATCGTGCAGCAGAACTGGAAGCGTACCATTCTGAAATGGTTCTTCTTGAAGGGAATTTTACACGAAGGTTTTACGAGGAAGGCTTTCTTTTGGCACTTCATCGTATTTTGTCAGAAGAATTGAATGGCAGCCTGGCGGTGAAATTTCCGATTAACGAAGAAATTACAGAAGATATTTCGGAAGTTGTTCTAAGTTTAAATCAATTCTTTATTGCCACTTCAATGGGATTTGAAGACGGCTATTTATTCTTCATCGGTGAACCTCGGACCGCACTTCCTGAAGACCGAATTAAACAAGAAGTGACAAGTGGGCTGTTAGCAGCTATATTAAAGCTTGAAAAAGCTCATCAGAAGTTGACCGCAGTTCTGGTGGAAAGTAAGCCAAGTAGTGAAGATACAGATGACGCGATTGCCACAGCAGTAGCGAATCAAAACATGGAGCAAATGATTCAGCAACAGTTCCAAATTAGAGATTTGAACGAACAACTTAAAAATCTAAAACGTGATTCAAATAAGAAGGAAAAGCAACTGTCTCAAGTGACAAGAAAATATAATCGCGCTCAACACATCGTAAACCATATGGATTCAAATGCATCTACCCGGTATTTGATTGGTGATGCGGTAATGGGATCAACGAAGTCATTTGGACGAGCCATTCGGTTACCAAAAAGGTTACTTCGCATTTACCGAGATGCTAAAAGTGGGAAAATTGGACGGATCAAAAATGGGTCTGGCTCGTTTGAAATTGAACCAATTAATGATGGGAATGCTATTCTTTTTGTGCCAACTAACGGTGCGGGCCTTGGCCATTTAACAAGACTACTTGCGATTGCGAGACGAGTGAAGCGGATTGATCCCTCGAAAAAAATTATTTTCCATACGACCAGCTCAGCAATGCATTTGATTTTGCAGGAAGGTTTTCTTGGCTACCACTTACCATCTAAGATGCTGTTTCCAAAAGAAATGAGTGCCAAACAGTGGAATGCAATGTTACGTGATCATCTTGAAACGGTCATTGGCATTCACCAACCTGAAACAATTGTGTTTGATGGCGCCTTTCCATATGCCGGTCTGGTTGCTTCGATGCGAAAAAAAGACGGATTAAGAAAGATTTGGGTAAAGCGTGGTCAGCATAAGGAAGGTAAGGCTGAGTTGGTGGAAACCAAAGAAGCAGAATTCGATGAAGTGTATGTGCCGGGTGAAGCTGGTGGGGAAAACAGTATGAGAAAAGAAGGAATAAAAACATTCTGTGAACCAGTTTTATATCTAGACCGACAAGAACTGAAAGACCGTGAAAGTGTCCGTCGCCAGTGGAACATTCCAGAAGGTATGAAAATGGTATACGTTCAGCTTGGCGCTGGGAAAATCAATGATATTCACTCAACGATTTCCATCCTATTGAATGAGTTGTTAAAAAGAGACGATGTCTTCGTCGTCATTGGAGAATCCATTATTGGGAATCGAATGGATTTAAAAATGGATCGTGTTCTTACATTGAGAGACTATCCAAATTCCATTTATTTCAACGCATTTGATTTGATCGTAACAGCTACTGGTTACAACACTTTCCACGAAGTCATGTATTTCGGAGTGCCATCAATCTTAATTCCGAATGAAAATACAAAAACGGATGATCAAGTGGCAAGAGCTATGATTGCTGGAAACGCTGGAGCTGCGATCGTTTTAAGAGATCCTGGTGCAGCTGATTTTGAAAAAGCCATTAAAGAAGCGCTTGATGAAGAAAACAATCAAAACATGAGAAGAAGTGCTCTTTCATTAATGAAAGAAAATGGGGCACAACAAATGGCGGAAATGATTGTACAAAACGCAACAGTGAATCAGTAG
- a CDS encoding nucleotide sugar dehydrogenase, with product MKEALLTKFETGNARVGVIGLGYVGLPLAVEMAQKGFEVYGIDVSKEKMDILNNGKSYVMDISDEQVESIIGKNFFPGDDFSVISKLDAVSICVPTPLAKTKEPDVSYINAVVEKLVDYMTEGTLVVLESTTYPGTTDELIKAVIEEKTSFRAGEDFFLCFSPERVDPGNQQFNTKNTPKVLGGATKPCLELGVSLYSSFLENIVPVSSTSVAEMVKLLENTFRSVNIGLVNELTMMCDRMGINAWEVIDAAATKPFGYMPFYPGPGIGGHCIPLDPAYLSWKAKMFNFYNRFIELASDVNGNMPRYALNQAADILNDNEKSIKGSKIFILGMAYKKNIDDLRESPALEIYRLLEDKGAHVYYHDPFVSSFKNGEEVVYSVELNDQNLDDADLVVIATDHTTVDYDYVIDRSKLIYDTRNVTKNYKDSKGKVTLLGGQQNFDLPTNVEENSSVNPK from the coding sequence ATGAAGGAAGCATTGTTAACAAAGTTTGAAACAGGTAATGCACGTGTAGGAGTTATTGGACTTGGCTATGTAGGACTTCCCCTTGCGGTTGAAATGGCACAAAAGGGTTTTGAAGTATATGGAATCGATGTATCTAAAGAAAAAATGGACATTCTAAATAACGGGAAGAGTTATGTGATGGATATTTCCGATGAACAGGTAGAATCCATTATCGGAAAGAACTTTTTCCCAGGAGATGACTTTTCAGTTATCTCTAAATTAGATGCTGTTAGTATTTGTGTTCCGACACCACTTGCCAAAACAAAAGAACCGGACGTTTCTTATATCAATGCTGTCGTTGAAAAGTTAGTTGATTATATGACAGAAGGTACGCTTGTTGTTCTGGAAAGTACAACTTATCCAGGTACAACAGATGAATTAATTAAAGCTGTCATTGAAGAAAAGACTTCTTTCCGTGCAGGAGAAGACTTCTTCCTTTGTTTCTCACCAGAGCGTGTTGACCCAGGTAACCAGCAATTTAATACAAAAAATACACCTAAAGTACTTGGCGGTGCAACGAAACCGTGTCTTGAGCTAGGCGTATCTCTTTATAGTTCATTCCTAGAAAATATTGTTCCAGTTAGTTCAACAAGCGTTGCTGAAATGGTGAAGCTTCTTGAGAACACGTTCCGGAGCGTTAACATTGGCCTCGTAAACGAACTAACGATGATGTGCGATCGTATGGGAATCAATGCATGGGAAGTGATTGATGCTGCTGCTACAAAGCCATTCGGGTATATGCCTTTCTATCCGGGACCAGGAATTGGCGGTCACTGCATCCCACTTGATCCAGCATATCTCTCTTGGAAAGCGAAAATGTTTAACTTCTATAACCGATTTATTGAGCTTGCGAGTGACGTGAATGGAAACATGCCGCGCTATGCGCTGAATCAGGCTGCAGATATTTTAAATGATAATGAGAAATCCATTAAAGGATCTAAAATCTTTATTTTAGGTATGGCTTATAAGAAGAACATCGATGATCTTCGCGAATCTCCAGCACTTGAAATTTATCGCCTTCTTGAAGATAAGGGAGCACATGTGTATTACCATGATCCGTTTGTTTCAAGCTTTAAGAATGGTGAAGAAGTTGTTTATTCCGTTGAGTTAAATGACCAGAATCTTGATGACGCTGATCTTGTTGTGATTGCAACTGATCATACCACAGTGGATTATGATTATGTCATTGATCGCTCGAAACTAATTTATGACACGCGGAATGTAACGAAGAACTACAAAGATTCGAAAGGTAAAGTGACGCTACTTGGTGGCCAGCAAAACTTTGATTTACCTACGAATGTTGAAGAAAATTCAAGTGTAAACCCTAAGTAA